A region of the Anolis carolinensis isolate JA03-04 chromosome 1, rAnoCar3.1.pri, whole genome shotgun sequence genome:
TTAAATAATATTCTTCTTTTTGCAAGGAAAATGTTTACTAGAAAATCTTGTGTTGTTTATAATTGTAGACATGTAACAAAAGAAGATACATAGTTTACTTTACAGGAAAAGTTATTCTTCCCCTAAAACATTGTTGTATTGGGAGATGAGGTGGAAGTGATTGTTTAGGAATTATCTTCAAAAGTATAGATGTATACAAAGCCTTCCATAAATAGCTGTGTTAAAACATTGCTTGTGAACTTTTCTATTCAcataatataatactactactaataataataataaccataaagactttggcacaagccagtcaaggtggttccagtggtgaccggcacactgggtgcaatgcctaaaaacctaggcctgcacttaaacacaattggcactgacaaaattaccacctgccagctgcagaaggccaccttactgggatctgaacgcattattcactgatacatcacacagtcctagacacttgagaagtgtccaacgtgtgatccaatactacagccagcagagtgtctgctgtggactcatcttgttgtgtttcaaataataatatctttatttgtagactgcTCAATCTCCCCGAAGGCACTTAAAATGCCTTTTCCTTTGCAGACACCATTCCAGAAACACGAGTGTTTGATGTTATGTTGGGAGTCTTCCTTCCTGATGTCACTCTGGTAATACTTACAATAGGAGGTATACCTTTAACACTCAAAGAAGCTGAGCAAAAGAACTACAAGATCTCAGACACTCCTTTCCCTACTGGAATGAAGGGCTTTAAACTGGAAGTACCTTTTGATGACCCCATTGTCCAAAAAGAGGTAAGGGAATTGGGGCCCTAAGgttaggttaaggttttcccctgacgttaagtccagtcatgtctgactctgggggttggtgctcatctccatttctaagccgaagagccggcgttgtccatagacatctccaaggtcatgtggccggcatgactgcatggagcgccgttaccttcccgccagatctactcacattggcatgttttcgaactgctaggttggcaggagctggagctaacagcagctgctcacgccgctcccggggtttgaacctgggacctttcggtctccagctcagtgctttaacgcacttcgccaccggggctcaatttaaaaaaatgcaatttactttacataaatattttgctatgcttaATTAATTTGATTCAGCAAATATGCATGCGTTTGATAGTGAAGAGGTTCATGGACAACAAGAGATCACTACAACAAGATATCTGTGTATCCATGTTTGTCTTCCCCATGCTGCTGGCCAGTAGATTACATTCTTGGTGCCCCAACTTCTATAATCTTCAGTCAGAAGGACTAATGGAAGTGATGAAAAATGTAGTCCAATGTATAATGGGGACTGCTGCTATATGCCATGACAATGAACCTCTCATTTCTAAAAATCTCAAATAGCTGAGTATTCCCAAAAACATTTCTCCTCTTGAAGGAGACATATGCAAGAAATCAATGCCTTGAATATTGCTTAAACTGGTAGAAGACAGTCTTGTGAGTTGATGGTGATGGTCTTATTGTTGCTATACTTCCAAAACGACATGGCATACATAGGATTTTTTAAACAATGCCcccaattaaaaaagaaaaccaaaaatcctttttgttaAGTAGTTGTTCTTCTTGTAtgtcttgaagtcatttctgacttatggtgaatctgtcatgagttttcttgacaaatttgttcagagtgggggtTGCCATTACaattctctgaggttgagagagcatGCCTTACCCAACGTGAGGCTCATGTGGTCAAATTCATGtttctaaatttattttaaagtatGTGAACAAAAATGAAACTAAATATAACCTGCGTGTGAACTACACACTGAATGTGGGCCCTGAGAAGAAGCTAtaccatcattttgcagacatagAGTGTATAATTGCAGATATTGGTAAGTTTCTCATAACTGTTGTTCATATCAATCTCTCACTGATGGCAATTTCAGTtcatatattgtttttgttgttgtaccTCAGTGAGGCAGACAAACCCAATGAAATCTGAATATAATTCTGTTGGTGAGCCAAAAATCAACAAATCTCAGTCCAAACTTAAATGATGTATTGTCACAATTATACCCATACCTTTAAATAAGAGACAAATATTACTTCTTAACTACAGTATTTAGGCAAAATTACCCAACTGTAGAGTAAGAATCCCCATCAATTTATCCAGAGACTCTCTCATTTGAAATTCATGTTTCCAAATTTAGGGtgctctagatgttgttggacttgtGCTTCCATTATTCTCATCTAGTGGCAATCAAACAATTTCTGGCGGGCCACATGTTTCCATCCCCCATTATATTTATTGGACCCACTATAACCTACAGCATACAGTCCGTTTTTAAATGCCTTCCACTATATGTCTGCTTGACTCTCATTAATTTCTCAATAATGCATCTAGTCATGAAAACTGTGTGTCACATAACCCAGAATTAGGTCATGTTTAGAACCATCAGTTGAAGACAAGTGATATCATTCACGTTTCCAAATTTAAGGGGCTCAAAATTAAAAGATCTCACAAAAATTTTAGAGACTGTGTATAGCATATATTAGAAATGTTATTTCATTGcttctctcctttcccctttttccacAGTACTACCAGAAGGCACTGGATATTGTGACAAAGCAAACATGTATTTAGTTCTTCCAACTAAAGACATCTACAAATATTGGAGCTTACATGTAGGCAATAGGCCTCTAAATCAGGCTACTGCCTTTGCAGATGGGTATTTTCTCACTGCAAATGATACTCATCTTGTATTACAAGTGCCTGTCTTTGCCCCTGGGATTATCTATGAGGTACATTGTCTTACTATTCCATATTGAATCTTTTCAGATCCCAGTTGAGGAACATGCTTAAACTGAAATCATACAAGCTTTACCACAGTACATTTGGCTGTCTACATTTtctggtttaacttttgtggatttgattaatatattctctTTGAATCTCTAGTTCTGCCAGCATGATTTCATGGTCACCTTCAAGCAGattttgaccatagaatcacactagaagatctagagattccaagaaaaaatacttttctaggcatttgtaAGTCCTTCGGTgcaaatatatgatttttaattCACATTTCCCCCACTTGCAGTCTAGCCAAGATCGCCGTTCTTCTGTAACTCCACTCTCCCATCTGCGCCATGTTCTACAACAGGAACTATGGGATCTTTGTTAATGGACAGactgaaattggggggggggggggctaggcaGATAATGGCAGGCATTTTGTGTCCTATGCCAATGGTTTTACTGATTTCAGTGATCAACACTAGATCTCCATACAATTTTGAGCCTAAGCCTAACTACAGCTAGACTCCACAATATACACATTGTGTCAATCTGCCGCACTATTTGTGAGTTATGCTCACAAATATTGAGAAGTCAATATGATATATTTGGAGGAAATGTATAGCTGTGTTCAGGAATAGAGCTTATATGTAGAGAAGTGGATAGGGGAAAAGTGTAACTCACTAACTATATGTCAGAATGTTGGCACATATAAGCTATGGAGTTTGGATGTCGTAAGTTCAAAGGATTATAAATATTTGTCTTAATACCCAGACTGAATAAAACTGTTAGACAGAACTGCTAGTTTTCTCCCATATTTCACTTTCTCTATGACTTTTCTATACGTAATTAGCCATGTTGAGTCTTTACTGGATTTTAATGCAAATTGTAGATAGGAGGCCTAGTAAAGCAGGCCTGGTAAAATACATCCTATTTATTATATAGTACTGGTATATGACGTACCACACATTGGACCAATTTAAAACAAGGAAATGCATAGCTAATGTCTCGTTAGTCCCCAAAAAATGTTTAAATGAGAAACTATGTCTAACACATATGCGATCCTTTTGATTTTAAAGGAAGTGTCATTTGAAAGAATCCAAGCTAGATTTGACCTTACCCTGAAGAAAATAATCACTATGGAGACAGTGAATGTCTTTTCAATCAGGTGTAGTTTCTACTTCCTAGAATTTGTAGGTGAGTTATATCCACTGCCAGTTCAGAAGGTCATATGGGACATAACTTGCATCTTCATCTTACTGTCGTCATTTTCTTCTTCCAGTTTGCTATCCTAATGGGATAATGACTGTATCTGCTGttatgaagacagttccatctatTGACATGAGCAAAACAAGACTGAAAGACAGGACCTGTAAGCCAAAAGAGTTTACCAAAGAACGAGCCTTCTTCCAGTTTCATGTTTCCACCTGCGGGACTTTGGTGAAGGTGGGTAATTAGAAAGAGAGATTTGGGACATGAAAGATGGAAGTTGTTTTCAAGCATGCTGGCTCTGAATCTATTTTCCCCAATACAGTTTGAAGGTGACCATCTTATTTATGAAAATGAAATATCCTTTGAAAGAGGGATTCTTCCAGTACAGGGACCACCAACTATCACAAGAGATCCAGAGTACAGGTAGAAGCAGCAAAATTGGTACTATTTTCACGTTTGGAAGTCCATACAAACTAAAAGCCTTCTTCTGTTCCAGACTAACTGTATTCTGTTACTACTCATTCAAAGAGACACTAACACAAAGAGCTACTATCTTTGGCTCTGCATCTGAAATACCTCAATCTTCTGGCTTTGGGCCAATAATGACTAGGTCAAACATTGCAGGTAGGTAACTTTGGCAAGTGCAAACATTTATGAGCATATTGTTGCATTCTTAAAATGTTTTGTAAGAAGTaaagatattttcttttttataggCCATAGAAGAGTGAGACAAGCACTGAATGTAATGGCAAACATATTCACGGGTAAGATTATCCTAAAGGGGCATGAAAATTATTCTAAATCTAAAGATTGatattagaccagtggtttccaccctttaggcctccaggtgttttggatttcaactcccagaaatcccagccagcttaccagctgttaggaactgtgggagctgaagtccaaaacacctggaggcccaaaggttgggaaccactgtattagacccTTATACCAGAGGTATACTGAAAATCATACAGCCTTTCAGTGgtagttggactacaactcctaacgGCTCCAGTCAGCACAATTAATAGGagaccccagtggcacagtgggtaaaacccttgtaccggcaggactgatgacttgaaagttaggttgctgatctgaaggttgtcggttcaaatccaaaccggggagagcgtggatgagctccctctatcagctccagcttcatacagagacatgagagaagcctctcacatcaaacatccaggcattccctgggcaacatccttgcagatggccaattctctcacaccagaagtgacttgcagtatctcaagtcgctccttacacacagaaaagcacaattaatggtgaagaatgctgagaGTTATACTCTGGTAATGTACAAAGGATCATGTAATTCCCACCCTAATTTCTATTCAATGCCCAAAACTAACTTCTCCCAACTTTCAACTTGCAGATGAATCTTTCACAGAAACTTATGGTAAACATTCAGTACCATCTATATATTTATGGGAGCCTATGCTTCTTGAAGTTCAACTAAAAGATGAAGCTCCTGGTATGGAACTATACTTGGATAATTGTTGGATAACTGAGTCTGAAGAGTTCAACAGTATTTCTCAGTGGAAATTCATTGCAAATGGGCAAGTAGAATTGCATACTCATCTGAAATCATGATAACCAAGCAAAGTTTATCTCAAATGAACAAGTGATAAGTAACTAATCACCTTCTCTCATCTCTTCAACAGATGTGAGGACCAAACTAATGGGTTTGTGAACTTCTACTCAGTGTTGAAAAGTGACAGAGTGAAATATCCTAAGCATTTCAAAAGAGTGGGAGTTCATATACTGAATCTTCCTCTGAGAAAGGTATAATCCAAGTGAGGAGGCTGGGAGTGGAAAATATGGTCATGTGGTATATTCTCCACATCTGAGGCGATGCATTCACAATTGATAGAGACACTTCAAGGGTTCTGACTTTCTCGAATGTTCATAAAGTAGGTGGATAATGCCTGATAAGGAGAAATCAATGCATAATATGATTGTTCTGTGGATAAGAATAACCAAACCTTTTCATAGAAGTCCTCTACCATTATCACTTACATGGAATTGTACAActattctttttctcctttttgttgttgaagtaaaagaaaatgaaagaagtaTGAGGCAGGATACAGGATTTAGGTGAAGACAATGTTTTCAACTCCATCCTTGAAATTCAGTCTATGGGGTAGGATAACTTCATATTAAAAGGCTCATTGGAAAACCTGACGAGTAGCATTACACCTCAGGTGTTTCAGGATTCCACTATAAATGATTAAAACCCCATGTAAGCTTAATGTAGAGTAGAAGTTACAGAAATGGTACTCATGAAGTGATAGAACTATTAAAAGTACTGATGtagacagaacagaataagaaaTCTTGGCAAGTGTCTAACAACAATAATTGTCCTTATTGGCAATGTTTGGGAGACTTTTCTTTTAAAGCCATAAGTGATTTAGATACTAAACCTAGAGTAGACCAACAGTAGTCTCATGAAGTCAAACCCAGTCTAGTAGAAATGCAATAAACCTAGTATGATTTGCCTGTCTCCTTCCTCGGGCTACAAAAGAAGATTGTGAAGTATCTGGCAAGCCACAATATATGGTTAGCCAACAATGAGAAAAGAACTCGCCTTTCCTTAGCACTGGTTGGAAATGTCTTCCTTTGAAGCAGCCCTCCTAAAATGCCAGTATTTAGCATGTTGCTACATCAAACATGGAAAGAAAAACTTATGTAATCCTGCACCACTAAACAAAATTGGCAGGTTAACTTTTCTTATTAACGCCTTTTGAATGCAGCAAAATTATTTCCCCATGACAGTAAGGCATATTAAATATGACTATCGGTATTTAGGGGACAGAAAATATTAGATAGGCTTTTCTTATCATATTTTATGTCTTAACAGAGtatctttctcttttctgttctCTACATCCCATCTCCAACTCTTCTGTAGGTATACTTCCACTGCACAGTTACAGTCAATATTTCTCCTTGTGTGTCTCTTAATAGTCTTCCCTGCAAACAATGTGGTTTTGGAAGGAAACTTGGTAGGTGTTTCAGTGAAAACTGTGAACATGACATCTATCCATTGACTACTAAATTTTAATAAATTGTGAGGTGGTTTGCCTTATTCCCTCAATCATTgtaaacataattttaaatacAGAGAACAACCAGTTCTCAACAACCACTTTAGCAAATGCCTGTGCCTTAGTTCTAGGGATATTTAACTAATATTCTCTTTATTACTACAGATCAGCATTCTGAAACTCTTCCTATTAATCATGGTTATGTTGTGGCTGGACCAATCTTGATTCTTCATCCTGACCAAATTAAGGAGATGGCCACACACAAAAGTTAGGTAGGTGTCAGAACTGAATTAACAAGAATAATATCCTGTGTTACACTCACTGCTGCACTTACATCCCATTAATAGATGATATTACAGGTTCATTTGTACCACCTTATTTTGCTGGGTTTCTTCAAAAATAAAGATAACTTTGCTACATGATTGTTGCCTTTAGCCATAACAAAAATGTATGTTGTCTTGAAGGCACCTGCATGTGTAAACAAATAAACTaaatctttcctttctcttccaggTGTAGCCGGACAATTCTACTTGCTGCAGTTGGATTCTGGATTCCCAAGATTGGACTGCTTTAAATGTACACATCACATTAGATTCCTATATTATCAGATCtctataaattaaaaacaagaagTGCAAACTATGACTTTGTCTTAGTTTTTTGAAGAGAATGTTTTATCTGGGGAGAGGGGTTCTTTTCTTCACACTGGACTAGGAGTGAAATCGGAGATCAACAGCCAGTGGAACAACCAAGGAATCGATCCTTTCTTGTCCAAGGCCACTGAGTTAGCCTTTTAGTTAAGCCATCACCTCTCAAACTATGTAAGTTCTTGTAAGGGCAAAAGGAGAAATCAATGCATAATATGATTACTCTGAGGATAAAAATAATCAAACCTTTCTAACACATAAGAAATCTACTTATTTCTAGAAATAATATCCTCTTTACACTCCTCTTTATTCACTTACTGGTACAACAGCATGGAAAGACTCCCTGAGTACACAATAACATTTTTGTGGCCATCCATATCTCTGCTCTTACAACACTAATATTGCTTTACTCCCTTTTCAAACAATTCAGACAACTAGGTTTGTTGTATCTTCTCCCATGAGAGCCCAACCCACCCACAAAATAAAGCAAAGCCACTCAGCACTCTGACTAGACAGCTATAATAAAATTACTAGACAAATATAATCTCATAGTGTGATATAATGGGGGAACAGATCAAATAGGGCGTGATATATTCCAACCTAACAAATGACAAGGATTTGCTTGTGTGTGAAATGCATAAAACCACCTGCTTTATTGCCTAGTGTTTCAGCTTTACTGCTAGGAAATCCTTGGAAAGTCCTGCAACATACTCATGTCTGAAATAATCCCAGCCAAAGGATTGTCTGCCAGCCTTCCATACTAAACAACTGCTGCCAAAATTATTGGGTCATCCCCAAAACTGAAAAGTACTGCCAATTTTGTATTCACATATCCAATAATCTAATGGCTGGGCAGTCTTGCAAGGCTGTAATCTTCACACTCAtctaccaattttttttttttaaacttttctcCAGACAATTGGCTGCCTCTGACATTTGGCCGGTTCATTTCAGTTGGGAATTATTTACTCTCCTCTGCCCTTTCCCTATTACTTAGTTTTATACATCAGCTGCCCTCAATCTCACATGGAAGAGCAAAGGTTCCTTGGTAGCTGCATTTGCTTAGCTGAAGAGACACAAACAAAAACACCTTTGGACAGCATTTTCCCTACTCCTGTTCTAATATTATGGCAGTGAAAGAGCATGCAACTGAAAGTATATCTTAAAATTATCAATACTCTCTTTTACAAACTACAAACTAAATTTCTTTTCGTGTATATGCTTGTGCTAGAACACTCTTTGCAGTCTGGACTTCATTCATCTGTCCAATATTGTAGAACAGAAAGAATTAAGTATCACAATAGATACTGGAAAATGACCTGAGCTCTATAGTATTTTTTCATGTAATATAAAGTGATCTGAGACATAATTTTCCTTGTGCTTCATGCAGTACTAAAATCAAGATCAACTATATTCCAAATCAAagtgtatgttttgttttgagCAGTTCTTTGACATTCTCTAATCTTGTCATTGTCTTAAACCTGTATTTTCCAACATGTATACACATTCCAAAGTTCAGATAATTTACTGTTACTTAGACCTGCTGACCAGCAAAGTGTCACATGATCCAAGTATAGTAGGTACCTGTTTTGCCAGTCCTGTCCAAAACTCATGGAGTGTTCATATCCCAACTTAAACTTTTAAAGAACTCAGAGTTGATGTAAGAGACTGCACAGGTTTATGATCataaaaatagcaatttatttCTCTAAGTTTAATTGAACCTATGTCAAAAGTCCACACACCTAGGACAATAAATTCTGTTCTTTGATGAAGACTTGACAGTAGAATTCTGCCATCATCAATCTGTATGCTATAGACTGCTACTTGTTGAAAATGATACATATATTAGAGCCAGGAAGAAAGCTGTGCTAATTTAATTGGTCAGATCCCATTAGCCTGAATCACTTTAatcaattattttattaatagaaaACTACATACCTCCTTATGGTACAATGGACCTAAACATAACACATTTTGAGACTGGCTTTCTGaggaaactatttttttaattataataCTACATAGAATTTACATATATAGTATGTCTCGTTTTTCTTGTCAGCATATACTATGAACCCAGTCTAGACTGGAGGTAGTGAAAatgttgccctccagatgttatcaGATTGCCATTTCCACCACCATCCTTCCTCATTAACTACTGTAGTTTGGACTTATGAAAATTGCCATAAGCTGCCCACTCTACTCTTAGCCTAGATATAACTTCTTGAAATAGGAGGTTTTAAGCAGGGGCCAGTGAAGAGATTTCAGGGGATCCATCAGCTTGAATAGAAAACAAATCaacttattatatttatttcctttaacCCCTAACTGAAAGTTAGCATTTTCTTCACTTATGAATGATTGCTATAAATGAAAATGCTAATcacagtggccaattgcaacattcacacttgccttgggcagacaagagttctttctcccaccctgaacatttcacagatatataaacccagcttgcctagtttccaacagacctcacaacctctgaggatgcctgccatagatgtggctgaaacatcaggaaagaatgcttctggaacatagccacaacccagaaaaatcacagcaacacaatggtgctggccatgaaagcctccaacaacacaTTGACAATAGTATTAATCTTATATCACAGTACAGGTTTTTACGTAACTCAAAAAATTACTTATGCTCATCCATACTTTGAAATTACAGTGGTTCATAGACCCCATGCTAGATCACAAATGATCATTCCTGCTCTGTACAAACTATTGTGCAACATGCCAACACAACATTCTGAGAAGGGGGGCCATGCTTTTCACCTGACTGGCAAAGCATCTGTTGAACAAGACAGGTTAAGAACCCGTCTTAGGATAATGACAGCTCTGAAGATCCCCACCCCATATTTAAAATGCTCTATAACTTTATCAAGTTTCTCCTTCTGACATATCCAAAGTAAGACTTCTTTTAAAGAAGGATAAATGGTGTCTCATCTAAAAGATACCTGGGTTCTCTATTGACCTTTGATCACGTCATAACACAGTAGAAGGTACATTTTCCAGAAAATTCAGGATCCTGTGCTATGATTATATATCCTACCTGTTGCCATTCATAAATTGAATGTTGAGTTCTGGCAAGCACAAGTATATTATAGGAATTCTGGAGAACAAAGTGCAGGTTAAGTCATgaagcagcaggaaaaaaaattagtTATTTCTGTCCTCACCATTACTATACAAAATATTATCAGGGTTAGAATGATGGTTCAGCCActgaattgattgattgattgcaaTAAATGACAATAGTATTAATTTGTC
Encoded here:
- the LOC103280166 gene encoding uncharacterized protein LOC103280166 isoform X2, which encodes MVDVEKWLCRIMLLFLSFHSGTGGTQLTLTPPGFIETACFNSMFWMKLDESFLQKKYLRIEIINHAVVTVLPDKEVETRCGYVLSEDVWGNRIFRASFLGCHVTNERDERFTLTLNIKVSSFEDMRAPMTYQRVLSCPYFPWAPREIVCEENYMEVSVKTDVPVISDVETEDWMPALPETEKVAYQVWQLIFYSPSGRKTTVVSDASKLGYSFNNTLTRVFLRSPYSTNESEHSVANGVTMSTVSSTSMYKQRWLLLLIDTTVSCPADGTSFTDTVIRWTVPTMIPRLVLQAHTFTSLNVSMGVGGKRIENPEKFNYVLENNHTHVGITIPIGAFGGRFKSTVSNGIYGMTWSIDLFLEHTWSDTDWQLTKYTVIKPITTPFMPQIPTVVNNTIPETRVFDVMLGVFLPDVTLVILTIGGIPLTLKEAEQKNYKISDTPFPTGMKGFKLEVPFDDPIVQKEYVNKNETKYNLRVNYTLNVGPEKKLYHHFADIECIIADIVLPEGTGYCDKANMYLVLPTKDIYKYWSLHVGNRPLNQATAFADGYFLTANDTHLVLQVPVFAPGIIYEEVSFERIQARFDLTLKKIITMETVNVFSIRCSFYFLEFVVCYPNGIMTVSAVMKTVPSIDMSKTRLKDRTCKPKEFTKERAFFQFHVSTCGTLVKFEGDHLIYENEISFERGILPVQGPPTITRDPEYRLTVFCYYSFKETLTQRATIFGSASEIPQSSGFGPIMTRSNIAGHRRVRQALNVMANIFTDESFTETYGKHSVPSIYLWEPMLLEVQLKDEAPGMELYLDNCWITESEEFNSISQWKFIANGCEDQTNGFVNFYSVLKSDRVKYPKHFKRVGVHILNLPLRKISILKLFLLIMVMLWLDQS
- the LOC103280166 gene encoding uncharacterized protein LOC103280166 isoform X1, giving the protein MVDVEKWLCRIMLLFLSFHSGTGGTQLTLTPPGFIETACFNSMFWMKLDESFLQKKYLRIEIINHAVVTVLPDKEVETRCGYVLSEDVWGNRIFRASFLGCHVTNERDERFTLTLNIKVSSFEDMRAPMTYQRVLSCPYFPWAPREIVCEENYMEVSVKTDVPVISDVETEDWMPALPETEKVAYQVWQLIFYSPSGRKTTVVSDASKLGYSFNNTLTRVFLRSPYSTNESEHSVANGVTMSTVSSTSMYKQRWLLLLIDTTVSCPADGTSFTDTVIRWTVPTMIPRLVLQAHTFTSLNVSMGVGGKRIENPEKFNYVLENNHTHVGITIPIGAFGGRFKSTVSNGIYGMTWSIDLFLEHTWSDTDWQLTKYTVIKPITTPFMPQIPTVVNNTIPETRVFDVMLGVFLPDVTLVILTIGGIPLTLKEAEQKNYKISDTPFPTGMKGFKLEVPFDDPIVQKEYVNKNETKYNLRVNYTLNVGPEKKLYHHFADIECIIADIVLPEGTGYCDKANMYLVLPTKDIYKYWSLHVGNRPLNQATAFADGYFLTANDTHLVLQVPVFAPGIIYEEVSFERIQARFDLTLKKIITMETVNVFSIRCSFYFLEFVVCYPNGIMTVSAVMKTVPSIDMSKTRLKDRTCKPKEFTKERAFFQFHVSTCGTLVKFEGDHLIYENEISFERGILPVQGPPTITRDPEYRLTVFCYYSFKETLTQRATIFGSASEIPQSSGFGPIMTRSNIAGHRRVRQALNVMANIFTDESFTETYGKHSVPSIYLWEPMLLEVQLKDEAPGMELYLDNCWITESEEFNSISQWKFIANGCEDQTNGFVNFYSVLKSDRVKYPKHFKRVGVHILNLPLRKVYFHCTVTVNISPCVSLNSLPCKQCGFGRKLDQHSETLPINHGYVVAGPILILHPDQIKEMATHKS